Proteins found in one Triticum urartu cultivar G1812 chromosome 4, Tu2.1, whole genome shotgun sequence genomic segment:
- the LOC125552130 gene encoding UDP-glucuronic acid decarboxylase 6, which translates to MAQKDAANGNGATTRPPPTPSPIRFSKFFQANMRILVTGGAGFIGSHLVDKLMENEKNEVIVADNFFTGSKDNLKKWIGHPRFELIRHDVTEPLLVEVDQIYHLACPASPIFYKHNPVKTIKTNVIGTLNMLGLAKRVGARILLTSTSEVYGDPLEHPQTEAYWGNVNPIGVRSCYDEGKRVAETLMFDYHRQHGIEIRIARIFNTYGPRMNIDDGRVVSNFIAQAIRGEALTVQKPGTQTRSFCYVADMVNGLMKLMNGDNTGPINIGNPGEFTMLELAENVKELINPEVTVTMTENTPDDPRQRKPDITKAKEVLDWEPKVVLRDGLVLMEDDFRERLAVPKKTKA; encoded by the exons ATGGCGCAGAAGGACGCCGCCAATGGCAACGGCGCCACCACGCGCCCGCCGCCCACTCCCTCCCCCATCCGCTTCTCCAAGTTCTTCCAG GCCAACATGCGGATCCTGGTCACCGGCGGAGCTGGCTTCATCGGCTCGCACCTCGTCGACAAGCTCATGGAGAACGAGAAGAACGAG GTCATTGTTGCTGACAACTTTTTCACTGGGTCAAAAGACAACCTGAAGAAGTGGATCGGACACCCAAGATTTGAACTCATCCGTCACG ATGTCACCGAACCACTGCTCGTGGAGGTTGACCAAATCTACCACCTTGCTTGCCCTGCCTCACCAATCTTCTACAAGCACAACCCTGTCAAG ACCATCAAGACGAATGTCATTGGAACCTTGAACATGCTTGGACTTGCAAAGAGAGTTGGAGCTAG AATATTGTTGACTTCGACCTCTGAAGTTTATGGTGATCCCCTTGAGCATCCTCAGACGGAGGCGTACTGGGGCAATGTTAACCCAATTG GAGTCAGGAGCTGCTACGATGAGGGTAAGCGTGTAGCTGAGACACTGATGTTCGACTACCACAGGCAGCACGGCATTG AGATCCGTATTGCCAGGATTTTCAACACCTATGGACCTAGGATGAACATCGATGATGGCCGTGTTGTTAGTAACTTCATTGCTCAGGCCATTCG TGGTGAAGCACTGACTGTCCAGAAGCCTGGAACACAGACCAGGAGCTTCTGCTACGTCGCTGATATG GTCAATGGTCTTATGAAGCTGATGAATGGAGACAACACCGGACCCATTAACATTGGGAACCCAG GTGAATTCACCATGCTGGAACTTGCCGAGAATGTGAAGGAG TTGATCAACCCAGAAGTGACAGTGACGATGACTGAGAACACTCCTGATGACCCTCGCCAGAGGAAGCCTGACATCACCAAGGCCAAGGAGGTTCTCGACTGGGAGCCCAAGGTCGTCCTGCGCGACGGCTTGGTGCTCATGGAGGACGATTTCAGGGAGCGTTTGGCAGTGCCCAAGAAGACCAAGGCCTAA